One part of the Prionailurus bengalensis isolate Pbe53 chromosome B2, Fcat_Pben_1.1_paternal_pri, whole genome shotgun sequence genome encodes these proteins:
- the DNPH1 gene encoding LOW QUALITY PROTEIN: 2'-deoxynucleoside 5'-phosphate N-hydrolase 1 (The sequence of the model RefSeq protein was modified relative to this genomic sequence to represent the inferred CDS: inserted 2 bases in 1 codon) has translation MAAAEAGARECGEPGQGGRQALYFCGSIRGGREDRALYERIVSRLRRFGAVLTEHVAAKELSARGEEATGGDSFIHERDLAWLQQADVVVAEVTQPSLGVGYELGRAMALNKRILCLFRPQSGRVLSAMIRGAADGSKFQVLDYEEGQVEAMLDRYFEADPLXQAAVTPDPTA, from the exons atGGCGGCGGCGGAGGCCGGAGCGCGGGAATGCGGGGAGCCGGGCCAGGGGGGCCGCCAGGCCCTGTACTTCTGCGGGAGCATCCGCGGCGGACGCGAGGACAGGGCGCTGTACGAACGGATCGTGTCTCGGCTGCGGCGCTTCGGGGCGGTGCTCACGGAGCACGTGGCGGCCAAGGAGCTGAGCGCGCGCG GGGAAGAGGCTACTGGAGGTGACAGTTTCATCCATGAGCGGGACCTGGCCTGGCTGCAGCAGGCAGATG tGGTGGTGGCAGAAGTGACCCAACCGTCGTTGGGGGTAGGCTATGAGTTGGGCCGGGCCATGGCCCTCAATAAGCGAATTCTGTGCCTGTTCCGTCCACAATCTGGCCGAG TGCTTTCAGCCATGATCCGGGGAGCGGCAGACGGCTCGAAGTTCCAGGTGTTAGACTATGAAGAGGGACAGGTGGAGGCCATGCTGGATCGATACTTTGAGGCTGACCCTCT GCAGGCAGCTGTCACCCCTGACCCAACCGCTTGA